The following coding sequences are from one Acidimicrobiales bacterium window:
- a CDS encoding type II toxin-antitoxin system prevent-host-death family antitoxin: MEVGVRELRDNLSRYLDRVRGGEEVVVTDRGHAIARVLPMGVERALDRLVAEGVVTPARQPKQPPGKPIKTKGTVSDLVREQRR, translated from the coding sequence ATGGAAGTAGGCGTCCGAGAACTCAGGGACAACCTCAGCCGGTACCTGGACCGAGTCCGAGGAGGCGAGGAGGTCGTCGTCACTGATCGCGGGCACGCCATCGCCCGAGTGCTGCCGATGGGCGTTGAGCGGGCACTGGACAGGCTCGTTGCCGAGGGAGTCGTCACTCCTGCTCGACAGCCGAAACAGCCTCCTGGAAAGCCGATCAAGACGAAGGGGACTGTCTCGGATCTCGTTCGCGAACAGCGGCGGTGA
- the rpmA gene encoding 50S ribosomal protein L27 — translation MSKTKGGGSTRNGRDSAAQRLGVKVFDGTAVNAGAIIVRQRGTKFHPGINVGRGGDDTLFALAPGKVKFGARKGRKLVDILPADG, via the coding sequence ATGTCGAAGACCAAAGGTGGAGGTTCCACCAGGAACGGGCGTGATTCAGCCGCCCAGCGCCTCGGCGTCAAGGTGTTCGACGGCACGGCCGTCAACGCCGGCGCCATCATCGTCCGCCAGCGCGGCACCAAGTTCCACCCGGGCATCAACGTGGGCCGCGGCGGCGACGACACGCTGTTCGCCCTCGCTCCGGGCAAGGTGAAGTTCGGCGCCCGCAAGGGCCGGAAGCTGGTCGACATCCTCCCTGCCGACGGCTGA
- a CDS encoding TIGR03936 family radical SAM-associated protein: MRVRLRFSKVGKIRWTSHRDLARMWERGFRRVQLPLAYTQGFSPRPKVSFGLALPTGAESVAEYLDIELAPGATVDVDSLPALLTPVLPAGVDVSAAAAIDDRADSLQHEVSSCSWRVEVVGAPADKMERLVADALAADSLVVSRERKGRLSEDDIRPGLLSVTVAPGDPVVLECELAAAPRALRPTELLRALSPDGSIEAASVRRTAQWILRDGARSEPLPAPLDATDAPPAPSLERAS, from the coding sequence GTGCGCGTCCGGCTCCGTTTCTCCAAGGTGGGCAAGATCCGGTGGACGAGCCACCGCGACCTCGCCCGCATGTGGGAGCGGGGCTTCCGGCGGGTGCAGTTGCCGTTGGCCTACACCCAGGGGTTCTCGCCTCGCCCCAAGGTGAGCTTCGGGCTCGCCCTGCCCACCGGCGCCGAGTCGGTGGCCGAGTACCTCGACATCGAGTTGGCGCCCGGCGCCACCGTCGACGTCGACTCGTTGCCGGCGCTGCTCACGCCGGTGCTCCCCGCCGGGGTCGACGTTTCGGCCGCGGCGGCAATCGACGACCGGGCCGACTCGCTCCAGCACGAGGTCAGCTCGTGTTCGTGGCGGGTCGAGGTGGTGGGCGCTCCGGCCGACAAGATGGAACGCCTTGTCGCCGACGCGCTGGCCGCCGATTCGCTCGTCGTCTCGCGGGAACGCAAAGGCCGCCTGTCGGAAGACGACATCCGACCCGGCCTCCTGTCCGTCACCGTCGCCCCTGGCGACCCGGTGGTGCTCGAGTGCGAGCTTGCCGCCGCGCCGCGTGCCTTGCGGCCTACGGAGTTGCTGCGGGCACTGTCGCCCGACGGCAGCATCGAGGCAGCGAGCGTGCGACGAACTGCCCAATGGATTCTGCGCGACGGCGCGCGATCGGAGCCTTTGCCGGCCCCGCTCGACGCGACGGACGCGCCGCCCGCTCCAAGCCTGGAGCGTGCGTCATGA
- the rplU gene encoding 50S ribosomal protein L21 translates to MYAVIKTGGKQERVAEGERVLVELLGKDEGDDVTFTPLLLVDGENVVTGGDLAAATVSARVVGEEKGPKVRGFTYKNKTNQRKRWGHRQKYTMIEITGISRG, encoded by the coding sequence ATGTACGCAGTGATCAAGACCGGTGGCAAGCAGGAGCGCGTAGCCGAAGGCGAGCGCGTCCTCGTCGAGCTGCTCGGCAAGGACGAGGGTGACGACGTCACGTTCACACCCCTGCTCCTGGTCGACGGCGAGAACGTCGTGACCGGTGGCGACCTGGCTGCGGCCACCGTGTCGGCCCGAGTGGTCGGCGAGGAGAAGGGCCCGAAGGTCCGGGGCTTCACCTACAAGAACAAGACCAACCAGCGGAAGCGCTGGGGTCACCGCCAGAAGTACACCATGATCGAGATCACCGGGATCTCCAGGGGTTAA
- a CDS encoding Rne/Rng family ribonuclease — protein MSDATPIPAGEPQEHQEQPAAAEGGATPSGGTGAAKRRRRGSRGGRNRNRSGGGGGGGDRNGNGAAGDEAEVDRRPDDLPDRPNEGRPSPEAAAKATIMPGEPGIFPPKPFLTPKVPPPVVAGEAGKPDTPAADAPEPKEGGSSRKRRRRGGRGRSGAKRQEAVAAAELDEPVELDEETMEKRRGRERKGRPVGRYQMCVHLRPGATQIAVLEGRSLIEHYVSRPQDDVNQIDGNIYLGRVQNVLPGMEAAFVDIGTPKNAVLYRGDVHYDRDDVEGGGSKGSARIEQLLRAGQTILCQVTKNPIGTKGARLTQEVSLPGRFVVLIPNSDTYGISKRLADDERKRLRRILDEVRPEGHGLIVRTAAEDATPDELRRDVARLLKQWNDIDGLAKRSKAPSLLYREPDMAVRVIREEFNRDYRAVVIDDRALYEDVRDYVASISPELADRVEFYDPEAEALPIFERFHVHEQLHKALDRKVWLPSGGSLIIERTEALTVIDVNTGKNVGTSNLEETVYRNNLEAAEEVARQLRLRDIGGIIVIDFIDMEIRKNRDEVMKAFRGALSRDKTRTQVFDISELGLVEMTRKRVSEGLVESFSQTCPHCGGRGIVFDDSLL, from the coding sequence ATGTCCGACGCAACCCCGATCCCTGCCGGAGAACCGCAGGAGCATCAGGAACAGCCCGCAGCCGCTGAGGGCGGGGCGACGCCGTCCGGCGGCACCGGAGCGGCCAAGCGCCGCCGCCGGGGCTCCCGAGGCGGGCGCAACCGCAACCGCTCAGGTGGCGGCGGGGGCGGTGGTGATCGCAACGGCAACGGCGCGGCGGGCGACGAGGCCGAGGTTGATCGTCGTCCCGACGACCTGCCCGACCGCCCCAACGAGGGACGCCCCTCGCCTGAGGCCGCAGCCAAGGCCACGATCATGCCCGGCGAGCCCGGCATCTTCCCGCCCAAGCCCTTCCTGACGCCGAAGGTGCCGCCGCCCGTGGTGGCCGGCGAGGCCGGCAAGCCGGACACCCCTGCCGCCGATGCGCCGGAGCCGAAGGAGGGCGGCAGCAGCCGGAAGCGCCGCCGCCGTGGTGGGCGCGGTCGCAGCGGTGCCAAGCGCCAGGAAGCTGTCGCCGCTGCCGAGCTCGACGAGCCCGTGGAGCTCGACGAGGAGACGATGGAGAAGCGCCGGGGGCGGGAGCGCAAGGGGCGGCCGGTGGGCCGCTACCAGATGTGCGTGCACCTGCGGCCGGGGGCCACGCAGATCGCCGTGCTGGAAGGGCGTTCGCTCATCGAGCACTACGTGTCGCGTCCGCAGGACGACGTCAACCAGATCGACGGCAACATCTACCTCGGCCGGGTGCAGAACGTCTTGCCCGGCATGGAGGCCGCCTTCGTCGACATCGGCACGCCCAAGAACGCCGTGTTGTACCGGGGCGACGTCCACTACGACCGCGACGACGTGGAAGGCGGCGGCAGCAAGGGCAGCGCCCGCATCGAGCAACTGCTGCGGGCGGGCCAGACCATCCTGTGCCAGGTCACCAAGAACCCCATCGGCACCAAGGGCGCCCGCCTCACCCAGGAGGTGTCGCTCCCCGGCCGGTTCGTCGTCCTGATCCCCAACAGCGACACCTACGGCATCTCCAAGCGGCTGGCCGACGACGAGCGCAAGCGCCTGCGGCGCATCCTCGACGAGGTGCGGCCCGAGGGGCACGGCCTCATCGTGCGCACCGCGGCGGAAGACGCCACGCCCGACGAACTGCGGCGCGACGTGGCCCGCCTGCTCAAGCAGTGGAACGACATCGACGGGCTGGCCAAGCGGTCGAAGGCGCCGTCGCTGCTCTACCGGGAGCCCGACATGGCGGTGCGGGTCATCCGCGAGGAGTTCAACCGCGACTACCGCGCCGTGGTCATCGACGACCGGGCGCTGTACGAAGACGTGCGCGACTACGTGGCCTCCATCAGCCCTGAGTTGGCCGACCGGGTGGAGTTCTACGACCCCGAGGCCGAGGCGCTGCCGATCTTCGAACGCTTCCACGTGCACGAGCAGCTGCACAAGGCGCTCGACCGCAAGGTGTGGCTGCCGTCGGGTGGGTCGCTCATCATCGAGCGCACCGAGGCGCTGACCGTGATCGATGTCAACACCGGCAAGAACGTGGGCACCTCCAACCTGGAGGAGACCGTCTACCGCAACAACCTGGAGGCGGCTGAAGAGGTCGCCCGCCAGCTTCGGCTCCGCGACATCGGTGGCATCATCGTCATCGACTTCATCGACATGGAGATCCGCAAGAACCGTGACGAGGTGATGAAGGCCTTCCGAGGCGCCCTGTCGCGCGACAAGACCCGCACCCAGGTGTTCGACATCTCCGAGCTGGGCTTGGTGGAGATGACCCGCAAGCGGGTGTCGGAGGGCCTGGTGGAATCGTTCTCCCAGACCTGTCCGCACTGCGGGGGCCGCGGAATCGTGTTCGACGATTCGCTCCTGTAG
- a CDS encoding type II toxin-antitoxin system VapC family toxin, producing MIAYFDTSALVPLLIEEAGSEPAARLWDAANRVASVRLVYPEARTALAQAHRMERMTAGELRSAAAALEARCAQLEMLEIDEALTYHAGDLAEQHALRGYDAVHLAAAHRVSDAELVVVAGDRLLLAAAAADGLATAAI from the coding sequence GTGATCGCCTACTTCGACACGTCGGCACTGGTTCCGCTGCTGATCGAGGAAGCGGGCTCGGAACCAGCGGCCAGGCTTTGGGACGCCGCCAATCGTGTTGCGAGCGTACGGCTGGTCTACCCCGAGGCTCGCACAGCGCTTGCGCAGGCGCATCGGATGGAGCGCATGACGGCCGGGGAGTTGCGATCCGCGGCCGCCGCCCTCGAGGCGCGATGCGCGCAACTCGAGATGCTGGAAATCGACGAGGCGCTCACCTACCACGCCGGCGACCTCGCCGAACAGCACGCGCTGCGAGGGTACGACGCCGTGCACTTGGCGGCGGCGCACCGGGTCAGCGACGCCGAGCTCGTAGTCGTTGCCGGCGATCGTCTGTTGCTGGCCGCCGCAGCGGCAGATGGGCTCGCAACAGCCGCCATCTGA